The Maylandia zebra isolate NMK-2024a linkage group LG7, Mzebra_GT3a, whole genome shotgun sequence genome contains a region encoding:
- the katnal2 gene encoding katanin p60 ATPase-containing subunit A-like 2 gives MELNYQSMKVAHQAREADEQRTEMRKKSLLILIYHHLLGQGYVAAAVALDQETNGGVRRFEVSDNIDLEMVLMEYESYHYVKFQKYPKLIRRIAEAGERKYPTRSATKRSPRSAVKPLPEINPSRNTNTGTGAKKPATSENGTYLAPQSSDFGLSVSSIKNAPAGECATNRKMTDAKGAIQDAVRGAGIDSDHMERLLKPLSGFSGMSGEMRALATIVSRDIYLHSPNVRWEDIIGLEDAKRLVKEAVVYPIKYPQLFTGILSPWKGLLLYGPPGTGKTLLAKAVATECKTTFFNISASSIVSKWRGDSEKLVRVLFELARYHAPSTIFLDELESVMGQRGSSMGGEHEGSRRMKTELLVQMDGLARSDDLVFVLAASNLPWELDHAMLRRLEKRILVSLPSSPARQAMISHWLPPLSCTGGVELRTVLDYEALAKEMEGYSGSDIRLACKEAAMRPVRKIFDALESHQDDDTDMPAIQLETVTTADFLNVIEHTKPSARNLMDRYTAWEREYQSV, from the exons ATGGAGCTCAATTATCAGTCAATGAAAGTCGCCCACCAGGCCCGAGAGGCG GATGAGCAGAGGACTGAGATGAGGAAGAAAAGTCTCCTCATCCTCATCTATCACCACCTGCTGGGGCAAGG CTATGTAGCTGCAGCAGTGGCCTTGGATCAAGAGACAAATGGAGGTGTGAGGAGGTTCGAGGTTAGCGATAACATCGATCTGGAGATGGTGTTGATGGAGTATGAGAGCTACCACTACGTCAAATTCCAGAAGTATCCCAAACTTATCAGAAGAATAGCAGAAGCAG GTGAAAGAAAATATCCAACACGTAGTGCAACTAAGAG GAGTCCCCGTTCAGCTGTGAAACCCCTCCCAGAAATCAACCCTTCCCggaacacaaacacaggaaCTGGAGCAAAGAAGCCAGCCACTAGT GAGAATGGCACCTATCTTGCTCCACAGTCATCGGACTTTGGTCTCAGCGTATCCTCCATCAAAAATGCACCAGCTGGAGagtgtgccacaaacaggaag ATGACTGATGCCAAAGGTGCAATCCAGGATGCTGTCAGAGGAGCTGGGATTGATTCAGACCATATG GAACGCCTACTGAAGCCACTGAGTGGCTTTTCTGGAATGAGTGGTGAGATGAGGGCACTAGCTACGATCGTCAGcagg GACATCTATTTGCACAGCCCCAATGTGCGATGGGAGGACATCATTGGTCTGGAGGATGCCAAGCGATTAGTCAAAGAGGCCGTCGTTTATCCCATTAAG TATCCCCAACTCTTTACAGGCATCCTGTCTCCATGGAAGGGTTTACTGCTCTATGGTCCCCCGG GTACAGGTAAGACGTTGCTGGCCAAGGCCGTAGCTACAGAGTGTAAGACAACCTTCTTCAACATCTCAGCTTCCAGCATTGTCAGCAAGTGGAGGGGAGACTCTGAGAAACTGGTCAGG GTTCTATTTGAGCTGGCCAGGTACCACGCTCCATCCACCATCTTCCTGGATGAGCTTGAGTCAGTGATGGGCCAGAGAGGAAGCAGCATGGG GGGCGAGCACGAGGGGAGTCGCAGGATGAAGACTGAGTTACTGGTTCAGATGGATGGACTAGCCAGATCAGATGACCTGGTTTTTGTACTTGCTGCCTCCAACCTACCTTG GGAACTGGACCACGCAATGCTGAGGAGGTTAGAGAAGCGGATTCTAGTGAGTCTTCCCTCTTCACCAGCTCGCCAAGCCATGATTTCTCATTGGCTGCCTCCTCTCAGCTGCACAGGAGGGGTGGAGCTACGCACTGTGCTAGACTACGAAGCACTGGCAAAA GAGATGGAGGGCTACTCTGGCTCAGATATAAGATTGGCATGTAAGGAAGCTGCCATGAGACCAGTTCGAAAGATCTTTGATGCTCTGGAGTCACATCAGGATG ATGACACAGACATGCCCGCCATCCAACTGGAAACTGTAACAACAGCTGATTTCCTGAATGTGATTGAACACACCAAACCCTCAGCACGAAACCTGATGGACAGATACACAGCCTGGGAGAGAGAGTACCAATCTGTCTGA